The genome window CGCGATTTCTTCCAGCTCGTCCTTGGCGTTCTGCACGTCCGCCTGGTTTTTCTCCACGGCAAGCAAGTTGGCGCGCAAGGCATCCAGCAGGCGCGCCTGCGCCTGCGACACATACGCCATCAATTGCAAGTCGCGGTTGATGCGGTTCGGATTGTCGCCCGACAAGAGCAGCTTGATGCGGTCTTCGTTGCCGGCGACATATTGTTCACGCAGCAACTTTGACAGCTGCGCCTTCTGCTTGTCGACCGTGACCGTCAGTTGCCGGTGCTCTTGCCCCAGCGCATTGAGTTTCACGCCCGTCTCGCTTTGCTCCTGCGCCAGGTCGCGCAAGGCGCGGTTGGCATTGGAAATGGCCTCTTCCGACTCGGCCAGGGTGTCGGCCGCGTCATCCTTGGCGGTTTCCGTGCGGCTGATGTCGCGCTTGAGCGCCGTCAGCTTTTGTTGCAATCCAGCACGTTGTGCTTCCGCGGCCGCTTTCTGCTTGCTGCGTTCGGTGGGCTTGGCACCCTGTGCGGCACCGCTGGAGAACAGCAGCGCTGCGCACAGCATGGCACCGGCGCGCCACGCCGGCAGGGGTCGTTCAGCAGAGGGGGCGATCGCTGTGCCGCGGAAGAAAGACAACAAGTTACTTGGCCTTCCCTTGGTTCGCCACGGCCGCTTGCGCTGCCGCAATCGCTGCCGGGTCGCCCAGGTAGTAATGACGGATCGGTTTCAGGTCGGCGTCCAGCTCATACACGAGCGGCTGGCCGTTCGGGATGTTCAGGCCGACGATATCGCTGTCGCTGATGCCATCGAGCATCTTGATCAGCGCGCGCAGGCTGTTGCCGTGGGCCGAAATGATGATTTTCTTGCCGGCGCGGATGGCCGGAGCGATTTCTTCATCCCAGGACGGCATCACGCGCGCCACAGTGTCTTTCAGGCATTCGGTCAGCGGGATAGCCGCTTTCGGCAAGCCGGCGTAGCGCGGGTCGTTGAACGAGGCGCGGTCGTCGTCTTCCGCCAGCGGCGGCGGCGGCGTGTCATAGCTGCGGCGCCACACCAATACTTGCTCGTCGCCATACTTGGCGGCCGTCTCGCCCTTGTCCAGGCCTTGCAGGGCGCCGTAGTGGCGTTCGTTCAAGCGCCAGTCGTTCTTGATGGGCAAATACATCATGTCCATCTCGTCGAGCGCCAGCCACAGGGTGCGGATGGCGCGCTTCAGGACGGAAGTG of Janthinobacterium sp. PAMC25594 contains these proteins:
- the gpmA gene encoding 2,3-diphosphoglycerate-dependent phosphoglycerate mutase; protein product: MYKIVFMRHGESTWNLDNRFTGWTDVDLTEKGVNEARAAGQILKQEGFTFDVAYTSVLKRAIRTLWLALDEMDMMYLPIKNDWRLNERHYGALQGLDKGETAAKYGDEQVLVWRRSYDTPPPPLAEDDDRASFNDPRYAGLPKAAIPLTECLKDTVARVMPSWDEEIAPAIRAGKKIIISAHGNSLRALIKMLDGISDSDIVGLNIPNGQPLVYELDADLKPIRHYYLGDPAAIAAAQAAVANQGKAK